From Coffea arabica cultivar ET-39 chromosome 10e, Coffea Arabica ET-39 HiFi, whole genome shotgun sequence, one genomic window encodes:
- the LOC113712717 gene encoding uncharacterized protein isoform X2 yields the protein MKGNTHSGMVASMRGAMDDSMIGVRDLKFLEKMKQGKKQFKELEDQQIAKAVTTKLPELYRAAMEGNWKDACSEFRSNQNAETAKISNLGMTALHVAASCGQSEFVQKLVGRLSEKEVEARDQLGRTALHHVALAAGVDAAKAMVNKNPNLPYLGDVNKHTPLFYAAKWRKPSESKNMVEYLYGVSREENLPRDLESERRDVCNAFTDNSGPDLIVAITASGSYVVPVDDEETKHEDSTSDGANSKNRCSAASFFKFMSKFIKGIREMSEVKQSHVLAVRLVKFVCDELHKKEKEEEEEKKKEKEKEEKEKEREKEKEQEKEPEKEQVEEPEKEPEKEIAKEPEKEKGKEKEKEKEMDFLLHFVIPEEEREKGKEEEKEMDFVQDFFIPENSTAILHLAVEHGVFELVEKCLKAFPDLIWYADKAPRSVPWRHAHYTSTVKGSLVWNDATQHADTATASSNPPEYTDTTSGHWKWHEGQYADTATGTGRLLLHVAIEHRRVKIFNHLIDYIGKNTKAYADLKLEGNNNSLHLAANLAPTPQLQSVPGPAFQMQRELQWFKAVEELVYDELKTEKNLDDKTPRELFFNEHKDLLKDAKEWMKDTSNSCMVVATLVATVAFAAMITVPGGNNSNTGLPILATKKLFVAFSVSNALSMVSSAVSLLMFLSIQTSRYTEGDFLDSLPKKLLRGLLSLFIAIATMMISFGTAIGLSLQTRLNWSYIPITIIACVPVIIFTWLQLPLLLQAIIVESGPGIFQGQRDRKLWCIKKIGGHLLAYDRV from the exons ATGAAGGGCAACACGCATAGTGGGATGGTAGCCAGCATGCGTGGTGCGATGGACGACAGCATGATCGGTGTGCGCGACTTGAAATTTCTTGAGAAGATGAAACAag GTAAAAAGCAATTCAAGGAATTGGAGGATCAACAAATTGCTAAAGCTGTTACAACCAAGCTCCCAGAACTCTACAGAGCAGCAATGGAAGGAAATTGGAAAGACGCTTGTAGCGAATTTCGTTCCAATCAAAATGCAGAGACAGCAAAAATCTCCAACCTTGGCATGACAGCCCTTCATGTGGCAGCTAGCTGTGGCCAGTCGGAGTTTGTGCAGAAGCTTGTGGGGAGGTTATCTGAGAAGGAGGTTGAAGCCAGAGACCAACTCGGCCGAACTGCTCTTCATCACGTGGCCTTAGCTGCAGGTGTGGACGCTGCCAAAGCAATGGTGAACAAGAACCCAAATTTGCCTTACCTTGGGGATGTGAACAAACATACTCCCCTCTTCTATGCTGCTAAATGGCGAAAACCGTCAGAAAGCAAGAATATGGTGGAATATCTCTACGGAGTTAGTCGGGAAGAGAATTTGCCTCGTGACCTTGAGAGTGAGAGAAGAGATGTTTGCAATGCCTTCACGGATAATTCAGGCCCCGATCTCATTGTGGCAATCACTGCTTCGGGGTCATATG TGGTACCAGTTGACGACGAGGAAACAAAACACGAAGATTCGACAAGTGATGGTGCTAACAGCAAGAATCGATGCTCAGCAGCTTCATTCTTTAAATTTATGAGCAAGTTCATTAAAG GAATAAGAGAGATGTCAGAAGTAAAGCAAAGCCACGTGCTTGCGGTTAGACTTGTAAAGTTTGTATGTGATGAGTTacataagaaagaaaaagaggaagaggaagagaaaaagaaagagaaagagaaagaagagaaagagaaagagcgGGAGAAAGAGAAGGAGCAAGAGAAAGAGCCAGAGAAGGAGCAAGTGGAAGAGCCAGAGAAAGAGCCAGAGAAAGAGATAGCGAAAGAGCCagagaaagagaaagggaaagagaaagagaaggagAAAGAAATGGACTTTCTTCTGCATTTCGTCATCCCTGAGGAAGAGCGAGAGAAAGGGaaagaggaagagaaagaaatggactTTGTTCAGGATTTCTTCATCCCTGAGAATAGCACTGCAATCTTGCACTTAGCGGTGGAGCATGGAGTATTTGAGCTTGTAGAAAAGTGTCTAAAAGCTTTTCCTGATCTAATTTGGTATGCAGACAAAGCCCCCAGAAGTGTGCCGTGGCGTCATGCTCATTATACGAGCACAGTCAAAGGAAGTTTGGTGTGGAATGATGCCACTCAACATGCAGACACAGCCACCGCAAGTTCGAATCCGCCTGAATATACAGACACAACCTCTGGACATTGGAAGTGGCATGAGGGTCAATATGCAGACACAGCCACCGGCACCGGACGTTTGTTGTTGCATGTAGCTATTGAGCATCGCCGAGtgaagatatttaatcacttgATCGATTACATTGGAAAAAATACTAAGGCGTATGCCGATTTAAAACTTGAAGGGAATAACAATTCTCTTCATTTGGCTGCAAATTTGGCTCCTACACCTCAACTCCAGTCTGTCCCAGGTCCTGCATTTCAGATGCAGCGAGAATTACAATGGTTTAAG GCTGTGGAAGAATTAGTTTATGATGAGTTAAAGACGGAAAAGAACTTAGACGACAAAACACCTCGAGAATTATTCTTCAATGAGCACAAAGATTTGCTAAAGGATGCAAAGGAATGGATGAAGGATACATCAAACTCGTGCATGGTGGTAGCTACTCTGGTAGCAACAGTTGCATTTGCTGCTATGATCACCGTACCGGGTGGCAATAATAGTAACACGGGCCTCCCTATTCTGGCCACGAAAAAACTTTTCGTAGCATTTTCCGTATCAAACGCATTGTCCATGGTATCCTCCGCTGTTTCTCTGCTCATGTTCCTCTCAATTCAAACATCTAGATATACAGAAGGGGATTTTCTGGATTCACTTCCCAAGAAATTGCTTCGAGGTCTACTTTCCTTGTTCATTGCTATAGCCACAATGATGATATCTTTCGGTACAGCAATTGGATTGTCACTTCAGACGAGGCTCAACTGGAGTTACATTCCCATCACAATCATTGCTTGTGTCCCTGTTATCATTTTCACCTGGTTGCAGCTTCCTTTGCTTTTGCAAGCGATCATAGTCGAATCTGGACCTGGCATTTTTCAGGGACAAAGGGATCGCAAGCTTTGGTGCATCAAGAAAATTGGCGGCCATCTTTTGGCATATGACAGGGTTTGA
- the LOC113712717 gene encoding uncharacterized protein isoform X1, with the protein MKGNTHSGMVASMRGAMDDSMIGVRDLKFLEKMKQGKKQFKELEDQQIAKAVTTKLPELYRAAMEGNWKDACSEFRSNQNAETAKISNLGMTALHVAASCGQSEFVQKLVGRLSEKEVEARDQLGRTALHHVALAAGVDAAKAMVNKNPNLPYLGDVNKHTPLFYAAKWRKPSESKNMVEYLYGVSREENLPRDLESERRDVCNAFTDNSGPDLIVAITASGSYDTALRILKRYPKLTLKKNDKGTSILHVLAMKSKAFLSGNKLSPLISWMYDLVPVDDEETKHEDSTSDGANSKNRCSAASFFKFMSKFIKGIREMSEVKQSHVLAVRLVKFVCDELHKKEKEEEEEKKKEKEKEEKEKEREKEKEQEKEPEKEQVEEPEKEPEKEIAKEPEKEKGKEKEKEKEMDFLLHFVIPEEEREKGKEEEKEMDFVQDFFIPENSTAILHLAVEHGVFELVEKCLKAFPDLIWYADKAPRSVPWRHAHYTSTVKGSLVWNDATQHADTATASSNPPEYTDTTSGHWKWHEGQYADTATGTGRLLLHVAIEHRRVKIFNHLIDYIGKNTKAYADLKLEGNNNSLHLAANLAPTPQLQSVPGPAFQMQRELQWFKAVEELVYDELKTEKNLDDKTPRELFFNEHKDLLKDAKEWMKDTSNSCMVVATLVATVAFAAMITVPGGNNSNTGLPILATKKLFVAFSVSNALSMVSSAVSLLMFLSIQTSRYTEGDFLDSLPKKLLRGLLSLFIAIATMMISFGTAIGLSLQTRLNWSYIPITIIACVPVIIFTWLQLPLLLQAIIVESGPGIFQGQRDRKLWCIKKIGGHLLAYDRV; encoded by the exons ATGAAGGGCAACACGCATAGTGGGATGGTAGCCAGCATGCGTGGTGCGATGGACGACAGCATGATCGGTGTGCGCGACTTGAAATTTCTTGAGAAGATGAAACAag GTAAAAAGCAATTCAAGGAATTGGAGGATCAACAAATTGCTAAAGCTGTTACAACCAAGCTCCCAGAACTCTACAGAGCAGCAATGGAAGGAAATTGGAAAGACGCTTGTAGCGAATTTCGTTCCAATCAAAATGCAGAGACAGCAAAAATCTCCAACCTTGGCATGACAGCCCTTCATGTGGCAGCTAGCTGTGGCCAGTCGGAGTTTGTGCAGAAGCTTGTGGGGAGGTTATCTGAGAAGGAGGTTGAAGCCAGAGACCAACTCGGCCGAACTGCTCTTCATCACGTGGCCTTAGCTGCAGGTGTGGACGCTGCCAAAGCAATGGTGAACAAGAACCCAAATTTGCCTTACCTTGGGGATGTGAACAAACATACTCCCCTCTTCTATGCTGCTAAATGGCGAAAACCGTCAGAAAGCAAGAATATGGTGGAATATCTCTACGGAGTTAGTCGGGAAGAGAATTTGCCTCGTGACCTTGAGAGTGAGAGAAGAGATGTTTGCAATGCCTTCACGGATAATTCAGGCCCCGATCTCATTGTGGCAATCACTGCTTCGGGGTCATATG ATACTGCATTGCGTATCCTTAAGAGATATCCGAAGTTAACtcttaaaaaaaatgacaaaggAACGTCCATACTTCATGTACTTGCAATGAAGTCTAAAGCATTTCTGAGTGGAAATAAACTTTCTCCATTGATATCCTGGATGTATGATT TGGTACCAGTTGACGACGAGGAAACAAAACACGAAGATTCGACAAGTGATGGTGCTAACAGCAAGAATCGATGCTCAGCAGCTTCATTCTTTAAATTTATGAGCAAGTTCATTAAAG GAATAAGAGAGATGTCAGAAGTAAAGCAAAGCCACGTGCTTGCGGTTAGACTTGTAAAGTTTGTATGTGATGAGTTacataagaaagaaaaagaggaagaggaagagaaaaagaaagagaaagagaaagaagagaaagagaaagagcgGGAGAAAGAGAAGGAGCAAGAGAAAGAGCCAGAGAAGGAGCAAGTGGAAGAGCCAGAGAAAGAGCCAGAGAAAGAGATAGCGAAAGAGCCagagaaagagaaagggaaagagaaagagaaggagAAAGAAATGGACTTTCTTCTGCATTTCGTCATCCCTGAGGAAGAGCGAGAGAAAGGGaaagaggaagagaaagaaatggactTTGTTCAGGATTTCTTCATCCCTGAGAATAGCACTGCAATCTTGCACTTAGCGGTGGAGCATGGAGTATTTGAGCTTGTAGAAAAGTGTCTAAAAGCTTTTCCTGATCTAATTTGGTATGCAGACAAAGCCCCCAGAAGTGTGCCGTGGCGTCATGCTCATTATACGAGCACAGTCAAAGGAAGTTTGGTGTGGAATGATGCCACTCAACATGCAGACACAGCCACCGCAAGTTCGAATCCGCCTGAATATACAGACACAACCTCTGGACATTGGAAGTGGCATGAGGGTCAATATGCAGACACAGCCACCGGCACCGGACGTTTGTTGTTGCATGTAGCTATTGAGCATCGCCGAGtgaagatatttaatcacttgATCGATTACATTGGAAAAAATACTAAGGCGTATGCCGATTTAAAACTTGAAGGGAATAACAATTCTCTTCATTTGGCTGCAAATTTGGCTCCTACACCTCAACTCCAGTCTGTCCCAGGTCCTGCATTTCAGATGCAGCGAGAATTACAATGGTTTAAG GCTGTGGAAGAATTAGTTTATGATGAGTTAAAGACGGAAAAGAACTTAGACGACAAAACACCTCGAGAATTATTCTTCAATGAGCACAAAGATTTGCTAAAGGATGCAAAGGAATGGATGAAGGATACATCAAACTCGTGCATGGTGGTAGCTACTCTGGTAGCAACAGTTGCATTTGCTGCTATGATCACCGTACCGGGTGGCAATAATAGTAACACGGGCCTCCCTATTCTGGCCACGAAAAAACTTTTCGTAGCATTTTCCGTATCAAACGCATTGTCCATGGTATCCTCCGCTGTTTCTCTGCTCATGTTCCTCTCAATTCAAACATCTAGATATACAGAAGGGGATTTTCTGGATTCACTTCCCAAGAAATTGCTTCGAGGTCTACTTTCCTTGTTCATTGCTATAGCCACAATGATGATATCTTTCGGTACAGCAATTGGATTGTCACTTCAGACGAGGCTCAACTGGAGTTACATTCCCATCACAATCATTGCTTGTGTCCCTGTTATCATTTTCACCTGGTTGCAGCTTCCTTTGCTTTTGCAAGCGATCATAGTCGAATCTGGACCTGGCATTTTTCAGGGACAAAGGGATCGCAAGCTTTGGTGCATCAAGAAAATTGGCGGCCATCTTTTGGCATATGACAGGGTTTGA
- the LOC140015500 gene encoding DNA polymerase I B, chloroplastic/mitochondrial-like, giving the protein MHVSKIDVKQETPVDHGEIVCCSIYCGPEANFGNGKSCIWVDLLDEDGRNLLAEFAPFFEDPSIKKVWHNYSFDNHVIGNYGLKLAGFHADTMHMARLWNSSRRLEGGYSLEALTVILLSCPMLGYALVKS; this is encoded by the exons ATGCAT GTATCAAAGATTGATGTTAAGCAGGAAACACCAGTTGATCATGGAGAAATTGTATGCTGCAGTATTTATTGTGGACCGGAAGCGAATTTTGGAAATGGCAAGTCTTGTATCTGGGTAGATCTTCTTGATGAGGACGGGAGGAatcttttggctgaatttgCTCCTTTTTTTGAAGACCCGTCAATTAAAAAG GTGTGGCACAACTATAGCTTTGATAACCATGTTATAGGGAATTATGGACTTAAACTTGCTGGTTTCCATGCTGATACAATGCACATGGCCCGATTGTGGAATTCATCAAGAAGATTAGAAGGTGGGTATTCTCTGGAAGCCCTTACCGTGATTCTTCTGTCATGTCCGATGCTAGGTTATGCCTTGGTGAAGAGTTGA
- the LOC113712717 gene encoding uncharacterized protein isoform X3, which yields MKGNTHSGMVASMRGAMDDSMIGVRDLKFLEKMKQGKKQFKELEDQQIAKAVTTKLPELYRAAMEGNWKDACSEFRSNQNAETAKISNLGMTALHVAASCGQSEFVQKLVGRLSEKEVEARDQLGRTALHHVALAAGVDAAKAMVNKNPNLPYLGDVNKHTPLFYAAKWRKPSESKNMVEYLYGVSREENLPRDLESERRDVCNAFTDNSGPDLIVAITASGSYDTALRILKRYPKLTLKKNDKGTSILHVLAMKSKAFLSGNKLSPLISWMYDLVPVDDEETKHEDSTSDGANSKNRCSAASFFKFMSKFIKGIREMSEVKQSHVLAVRLVKFVCDELHKKEKEEEEEKKKEKEKEEKEKEREKEKEQEKEPEKEQVEEPEKEPEKEIAKEPEKEKGKEKEKEKEMDFLLHFVIPEEEREKGKEEEKEMDFVQDFFIPENSTAILHLAVEHGVFELVEKCLKAFPDLIWYADKAPRSVPWRHAHYTSTVKGSLVWNDATQHADTATASSNPPEYTDTTSGHWKWHEGQYADTATGTGRLLLHVAIEHRRVKIFNHLIDYIGKNTKAYADLKLEGNNNSLHLAANLAPTPQLQSVPGPAFQMQRELQWFKQRQYQPQEPCHKCNQASHEDLTG from the exons ATGAAGGGCAACACGCATAGTGGGATGGTAGCCAGCATGCGTGGTGCGATGGACGACAGCATGATCGGTGTGCGCGACTTGAAATTTCTTGAGAAGATGAAACAag GTAAAAAGCAATTCAAGGAATTGGAGGATCAACAAATTGCTAAAGCTGTTACAACCAAGCTCCCAGAACTCTACAGAGCAGCAATGGAAGGAAATTGGAAAGACGCTTGTAGCGAATTTCGTTCCAATCAAAATGCAGAGACAGCAAAAATCTCCAACCTTGGCATGACAGCCCTTCATGTGGCAGCTAGCTGTGGCCAGTCGGAGTTTGTGCAGAAGCTTGTGGGGAGGTTATCTGAGAAGGAGGTTGAAGCCAGAGACCAACTCGGCCGAACTGCTCTTCATCACGTGGCCTTAGCTGCAGGTGTGGACGCTGCCAAAGCAATGGTGAACAAGAACCCAAATTTGCCTTACCTTGGGGATGTGAACAAACATACTCCCCTCTTCTATGCTGCTAAATGGCGAAAACCGTCAGAAAGCAAGAATATGGTGGAATATCTCTACGGAGTTAGTCGGGAAGAGAATTTGCCTCGTGACCTTGAGAGTGAGAGAAGAGATGTTTGCAATGCCTTCACGGATAATTCAGGCCCCGATCTCATTGTGGCAATCACTGCTTCGGGGTCATATG ATACTGCATTGCGTATCCTTAAGAGATATCCGAAGTTAACtcttaaaaaaaatgacaaaggAACGTCCATACTTCATGTACTTGCAATGAAGTCTAAAGCATTTCTGAGTGGAAATAAACTTTCTCCATTGATATCCTGGATGTATGATT TGGTACCAGTTGACGACGAGGAAACAAAACACGAAGATTCGACAAGTGATGGTGCTAACAGCAAGAATCGATGCTCAGCAGCTTCATTCTTTAAATTTATGAGCAAGTTCATTAAAG GAATAAGAGAGATGTCAGAAGTAAAGCAAAGCCACGTGCTTGCGGTTAGACTTGTAAAGTTTGTATGTGATGAGTTacataagaaagaaaaagaggaagaggaagagaaaaagaaagagaaagagaaagaagagaaagagaaagagcgGGAGAAAGAGAAGGAGCAAGAGAAAGAGCCAGAGAAGGAGCAAGTGGAAGAGCCAGAGAAAGAGCCAGAGAAAGAGATAGCGAAAGAGCCagagaaagagaaagggaaagagaaagagaaggagAAAGAAATGGACTTTCTTCTGCATTTCGTCATCCCTGAGGAAGAGCGAGAGAAAGGGaaagaggaagagaaagaaatggactTTGTTCAGGATTTCTTCATCCCTGAGAATAGCACTGCAATCTTGCACTTAGCGGTGGAGCATGGAGTATTTGAGCTTGTAGAAAAGTGTCTAAAAGCTTTTCCTGATCTAATTTGGTATGCAGACAAAGCCCCCAGAAGTGTGCCGTGGCGTCATGCTCATTATACGAGCACAGTCAAAGGAAGTTTGGTGTGGAATGATGCCACTCAACATGCAGACACAGCCACCGCAAGTTCGAATCCGCCTGAATATACAGACACAACCTCTGGACATTGGAAGTGGCATGAGGGTCAATATGCAGACACAGCCACCGGCACCGGACGTTTGTTGTTGCATGTAGCTATTGAGCATCGCCGAGtgaagatatttaatcacttgATCGATTACATTGGAAAAAATACTAAGGCGTATGCCGATTTAAAACTTGAAGGGAATAACAATTCTCTTCATTTGGCTGCAAATTTGGCTCCTACACCTCAACTCCAGTCTGTCCCAGGTCCTGCATTTCAGATGCAGCGAGAATTACAATGGTTTAAG CAGAGACAGTATCAACCACAAGAACCTTGTCATAAATGCAACCAAGCCTCTCACGAAGATTTGACTGGATAA